The Pseudomonas fulva 12-X sequence GGTGCGTGAGGCGCTGCAGGACGCACTGGAGTTGTCGCTGGCCAACGTGCCGGCACTGAGCGGCAACGTGGTGGTGTGCCCGGACGTATCCGGCTCGATGGCAAGCCCGGTAACCGGTTACCGCCAGGGTGCGACAACGGCGGTGCGCTGCATCGATGTAGCGGCCCTGGTGGCGGCGGCAATCCTGCGCAAGCAACCACAAGCTCAGGTGCTGCCATTCGAGAACAAGGTGGTGAGGGTGACGCTCAACCCGCGTGACAGCGTGATGAGCAACGCGCAGAAACTGGCTGCGATCGGCGGCGGAGGAACCAGTTGCTCGGCACCGCTCAAGCAACTGGCGGACGCCAAGGCGAAAGTGGATACGCTGATTCTGGTTTCCGACAACGAATCCTGGATCGACGCCCGCCGCCATGGCGCCACGGAAACGATGCGCCAGTGGGAGCGGATCAAGCACATCAACCCGCAAGCGCGGCTGATCTGTATCGACCTGCAGCCCCATGGCACCACCCAGGCGCCGGACCGCGCGGACACCCTGAATGTCGGCGGCTTCAGCGACGCGGTGTTCGACGTGGTGGCGCAGTTCGCCAGCGGCACATTCGGCGCCGGCCACTGGGTCGACGCCATCGAAAAGATGGAAATATGAGAACGCCCTCGACCGATTGGGGTCGAGGGCAACCGATCAACGATTCGAGCGTTTTCGAATGCCGAGGGGACTACATCTGAGGCGTCTCCTCATTTCTTGTCGATAACGAGCGAACGGCACGAATGCCAGTGGCTGTACATCGGTTATGCCGGTTTCGATACCGGCCCGTGGCAACACGGAACAGTCACTTATCTTGTCGTGCCACCTGATTCAGAGTTTTGCGACGAATGCCGGTGGAACTACACCCTTCCACGGTCGAGATGCGGGTTCGAATCCCGTCGGCTCCATCACTGGGGGGCCGTAGTTCAATGGCAGAACACGAAAATACGTTTCACCACCTTTGTCGTCGCATCTTTTTCAGGCCCACCACGGTGGGCCGGCAGCGAATGCCTTGGGTACTACATTGTGTCGCGGGTTCGAGCCCCGTCAGCCGCAAGGCTGTAGCTCAGTCGATAGAGCAAATGTGCCCATCAACTCGTCGCTGCACGGAGGCCAGCCTCCACTTTTTTGATTGACCCGGCGAATGCCGGTGGAACTACAGGACGTGAAGGTTGCGGGTTCGACTCCCGCCCCGGCGACGGGTAGCTCAACTGGATAGAGCAACGCGCATGTTCCACCAACGATCGTCGCCGCACTGCAAACGCTGGCACGGCCAGCCCGAATACGAGTGAATGATGATGCAAACCAAGACCTACAACCTGCTGGAAGTCGCCAACGGCAAGCCGATCAAACTGTGGACGCAAGGCGTTCCGGTAGAGGAGGACGCCAAGCAGCAGTTGATGAACACCGCGAAGATGCCCTTCATCTTCAAGCACCTGGCCGTGATGCCGGACGTGCACCTGGGCAAGGGTTCGACCATTGGCAGCGTGATCCCCACGATCGGTGCGATCATCCCGGCAGCGGTCGGGGTGGACATCGGCTGCGGGATGATCGCCGCGCGCACCTCGCTGACCGCCTCCGACCTGCCGGATAACCTGGCCGGTCTGCGCGCCGCCATCGAGAAGGCCGTGCCCCACGGGCGAAGCAATACCCGTGGAGGCCGAGACCGGGGCGCCTGGGAAAACGTGCCGGAGATGGCCGACCATGCCTGGTCGGCGCTGAGCGAGCGCTTCAAGGCGATCACCGACAAGTACCCGCGGCTGGAGAAGACCAACAACCGCAAGCACCTGGGAACCCTGGGAACCGGTAACCACTTCGTCGAGGTGTGCCTGGACGAAGCGAACCGGGTCTGGTTCATGCTGCACAGCGGATCGCGCGGCGTGGGTAACGCCATCGGCAACCTGTTCATCGAACTGGCCCAGGCCGATATGCGCCAGCACATCGCCAATCTGCCGGACCGCGACCTGGCCTACTTCGAGGAAGGCAGCCAGCACTTCGCCGACTACGTGGAGGCGGTGGGCTGGGCCCAAGACTTCGCCAAGCAGAACCGCGCGCTGATGATGCACGCGGTGGTCGCGGCGGCCCGCGGGGTGATCGCCAAGCCGTTCGAGGTCGCCCTGGAAGCGGTCAACTGTCACCACAACTACGTGCAGAAGGAACGTCACTTCGGTGAAGAGGTGCTGGTGACCCGCAAAGGCGCGGTGTCGGCGAAGAAAGGCGAGCTGGGCATCATCCCCGGCTCCATGGGCGCCAAGAGTTTCATCGTGCGCGGCCTGGGCAACGAGGAAGCGTTCTGCTCGTGCAGCCACGGCGCCGGCCGCACCATGAGCCGCACCAAGGCGAAAAAGCTGTTCACCGTGGAAGACCAGATCAAGGCCACGGCCCACGTCGAATGCCGCAAGGACGCCGACGTGATCGACGAAATCCCGATGGCCTACAAGGACATCGACCAGGTCATGGACGCCCAGCGCGAGCTGGTAGAAGTGATGCACACCTTGCGGCAGGTGGTGTGCGTAAAAGGATAAGGTGAGGCCATGCTGCAACCGATGCAAAGCCAGCGACTCGACGCACTGCGCACCCGCCTGGACGAGGCGGGCTGTGTGTTCGATTTCGTGGTGACCACGCTCGACCCGACCGCCACACCTGGCGAGGCGGAGCATCGGCAGGTCCTGGAGTTGCTGTTCGAGGCCATCCAAGCACGCGCCCGGGTCTGGCAGCAGAAGCTGATCGCCCAGGATGCCCGTTACGCAAAACAGCAATGGCCGGAGTTGACGGTGGATATCGCCCAAGCCAGCCCACGGCCACTCACTGCCGATGCTATCCGTGAGCTGGCCAGCGAAGATGGCCTGCTGTGCCGCGCCTTCCGCGATCCGCCCTACGCCACCAGGTTACAGATGACGGATTTTCGCGAATGGCTGCAAATGCTGCGGTTGTATCCCGATGAAGGGCTGCAGGTGTTCGACTGGGTCGGCAATCCAGATACCGAGCCGCGGCGCAGCACCTGGAGCGACTATTTCGACGACGGCAAGGAGTGGTGGGGCATCTGGTGCCTCACGCTGTACAACCCGCGACGTCGGACATTGTCCGCGCTGGCCGCCAGCGCGACAGACTAGACAAGGATGCAAAGACATGGACATGCAACAACGCCACCCCCTCAGCGACGCCATGCGCGCGCGGGTGCTGGCTGAACTCGAACGGGTCGAGCGCGAGCGCAACGTCAAGGTGCTGTACGCCTGCGAATCCGGCAGCCGCGCCTGGGGTTTCGCCTCGACGGACAGCGACTACGACGTGCGCTTCGTCTACGTGGAAAAACCTGACTGGTTCGTTCAGGTGGATGCTGGTCGCGACGTGATCGAGCGCCCGCTGGACGACGAGCTGGACGTCAGCGGCTGGGAGCTGCGCAAGACCTTAGGGCTGCTGCGCAAATCCAACCCGACGCTGCTGGAGTGGCTCGACTCGCCCCTGGTGTACCGCCAGGAAGATCAGGCCACGGCACGCCTGCGCGAACTGGCCGAGCATTTCTACAGCCCGCCGGCGGCGCGTAACCACTACCTGTCGATGGCCAGAAAGAATTTTCGCGGCTACCTGCAGGACGAGACGGTGCGCCTCAAGAAGTACTTCTACGTACTGCGCCCGCTGCTCGCCGTGCTATGGATCGACCAGGGCCGTGGCCGGCCGCCGATGACCTTCGCCGATCTGCTGCAGACGGTGGATGATGCGCCGCTTCTAGCCGAAGTGGACGAGCTGCTGGCTCTCAAGCGCAGCGCCGACGAGTCGGCCTATGGCCCGCGTCGCCCTGCCCTGCATGCCTTTATCGAGGCGCAGCTGGAGCGGCCGGTGCCGGCGCTGCCGCGTACCCAGGCGGACAGCGGCCTGCTCGACGCCTACCTGCGCGAAATAGTCAGCCGCTATGCCTGACCCACGTTCGTAGCCCGGGTCGAGCGAAGCGACACCCGGGGCGATCTCGGGCCACAGTCGAGAGGGACGCGGAGCGTCCTGATGGACAGTCCCACGCAGAGCGTGGGAACGATCACGATCAAAGGATTCACCATGAACAAGGATATTCTCGAACTCGACGGCGTCATCGGTGGCGGGCAGGTGCTGCGTACGGCGCTGAGCCTGTCGATGATCACCGGCACGCCGTTTCGTATCGTCAACATTCGCGCCAGGCGCAGCCGCCCGGGCCTGCTGCGTCAGCACCTGACCGCCGTGCTCGCCGCTGCCGAAATCAGCAACGCCGAGGTTGAGGGCGCCGAGCTGCACGCCACCAACCTGGTGTTTCGCCCCGGCCCGATCCGTGGTGGCGAGTACCGTTTCGCCATCGGCTCGGCGGGTAGCTGCACGCTGGTGCTGCAAACCGTTCTGCCAGCCTTGCTGCAGGCCGCAGAGCCGAGCCGCGTGCAGATCAGCGGCGGCACCCACAATCCGGCCGCGCCGCCGTTCGATTTTCTCGACCAGGCCTGGCTGCCGCTGCTGCGACGTATGGGTGGCCGGGTCGAGCTGCAACTGCATCGCCATGGTTTCGTGCCCGCCGGTGGTGGCGCGCTGGAAGCGTTCATCCAGCCGTCGTCGCTGACGCCATTGCACCTGTGCGAGCGGGGCGCGGTCATCGAGCAGCGCGCCGACGTGCTGCTGGCCGGCATTCCCGGCCACGTGGGCGAGCGCGAGCTGGCGCGCGTCGGCAAACGCCTGCAATGGCCGGACGCCAACCTGCACTGCACCTGGCTGGACCAGCGGCACGGCCCGGGCAATATCCTGATGTTGACGGTGGCCTGCGAGCAGCTCACCGAGCAGTTCTGCGCCTTCGGCCAGAACGGCGTGCGCGCCGAGGCGGTGGCCGACCGTGCCATCGAACCGCTGCGACAGTGGCTGACCAGCGGCGCGGCGGTGGCCGAGCACCTGGCCGACCAGTTGCTGCTACCGATGGCGCTGGCCGGTAGCGGCAGCTTCACCACCACGCACCTGAGCGAGCACCTGCAGAGCAATATCCAGGTGATCGAAGCCTTCTGCCCGGTGACCGTTCGTTGCAGGTCGGTGGGCAAGGCATTGCGGGTCGAGGTGAGTAGCCGCGCCTGAGACCTGATCGCGATCGTTGTGTACCAGCGAACGCGTATCTCATGGATCGGCACGAAAGGAATTCGAAAACGCCCCAAAAAACCCAGCCATAAAAAAACGGAGCCCTGAGGCTCCGTTTCGTAAGGCAGCGCTTACTGCGCCAGCTTCTTGTGCCGTACCCGGTGCGGCTGGGCGGCGGCGTCGCCGAGGCGTTTCTTACGGTCGGCTTCGTACTCGGTGTAGTTGCCTTCGAAGAAGATTACGCCGTCGTCCTCGTAGGAGAGGATGTGGGTCGCCACGCGGTCCAGGAACCAGCGATCGTGAGAGATCACGATGGCGGCGCCAGGGAAGTCCAGCAGCGCTTCTTCCAGCGAGCGCAGGGTCTCCACGTCGAGGTCGTTGGACGGTTCGTCGAGCAGCAGGACGTTGGCGCCCTCCTTCAGGGTCAGGGCCAGGTGCAGACGGCCGCGCTCACCACCGGACAGGTCCTTGACGAACTTCTGCTGGTCGGCGCCCTTGAAGTTGAAGCGGCCCACATAACCGCGGGACGGGACTTCGTAGTTGCCGATCTTGATCATGTCCAGGCCGTCGGACACCGCTTCCCAGACCGTCTTGCTGCCGTCCAGGTCCTCGCGGCTCTGGTCTACGCAGGCCAGCTGCACGGTTTCACCGATCTCGATGCTGCCCGAGTCCGGGGTTTCCTTGCCCATCAGCATGCGGAACAGAGTCGACTTACCGGCACCGTTGCCACCGATCACGCCGACGATGGCGCCCTTGGGCACGCTGAACGACAGGTCTTCGACCAGTACGCGGTCGCCGTAGCCCTTGGTGACGTTCTTGAACTCGATGACCTTGTCGCCCAGGCGCGCGCCGGCCGGGATGTAGATCTCGTTGGTCTCGGCGCGTTTCTGGAATTCCTGGGACTGCATTTCCTCGAAGCGCTGCAGACGCGCCTTGGATTTCGACTGGCGGGCCTTGGCGCCTTTGCGCACCCACTCCAGTTCTTCCTTCATGGCCTTTTCATGGGCCGACTGCTGCTTGGATTCTTGGGCCAGACGCGCCGACTTGGCCTCCAGCCAGCCCGAGTAGTTGCCTTCGTACGGGATGCCCGCGCCACGGTCGAGTTCGAGAATCCAGCCGGCGACGTTGTCGAGGAAGTAACGGTCGTGGGTGATCGCCACCACGGTGCCCGGGAAGTCGTGCAGGAAGCGCTCCAGCCAGGCCACCGAGTCGGCGTCCAGGTGGTTGGTCGGCTCGTCCAGCAGCAGCATGTCGGGGGCCGACAGCAGCAGGCGGCACAGCGCCACACGGCGCTTCTCACCACCGGACAGGTGCTCGACCTTGGCGTCCCAGGCTGGCAGGCGCAGGGCGTCGGCGGCGACTTCCAGTTGACGCTCCAGGTTGTGGCCGTCGCTGGCCTGCAGGATGGCTTCGAGCTTGGCCTGCTCGGCGGCCAGCTTGTCGAAGTCGGCATCCGGCTCGGCGTAGGCAGCGTAAACCTCGTCCAGGCGCGCCTGGGCGTCCTTGACGACGCTGACGGCCTCCTCGACCACTTCACGCACGGTCTTGCTCGGGTCCAGCTGCGGCTCTTGGGGCAAGTAGCCGACGTTGATGTCCGGCATCGGCCGGGCTTCACCGTCGAATTCCTTGTCCACGCCCGCCATGATGCGCAGCAGGGTCGACTTACCGGCGCCGTTGAGGCCCAGCACACCGATCTTGGCGCCCGGGAAGAACGACAGGGAGATGTTCTTGAGGATCTCGCGCTTCGGCGGCACGACCTTGCTCAGCCGATGCATGGTGTAGACGTATTGAGCCAAAATTCAGACCTCACTAATAAATGGCGACGATGGCGCGCACCCTATGCCAAGACGCCGCCTCACGCAAACGGATAAATGCCGCACTGGCCGGGGCGCACAGCTGCGTCGCGCAACGGCATGCACAACGCTGACCGGCTCAGGCTACAGTACGGCGATGACCGGGCATTTTCGGCGATCTGCACGCGACTAGGAAGAGCCGCCAACCCAGAACGTTCGTCGCTCGGAGTGGCACTTCGCCACATTTGTGGCATGCTAGCCGCCCAGGGAAGCGGACGTCCCTGATCACCCTTTTAATTGCAGCATTACCCGCTTGCCCGACCTCGCCGTTGCAGGACGTCATCACGTGTCAGCCGCCGAAACCATTCGCCCTCAACGCGAAACCGCGATCGTTCCCATGCGTCGGTCCCTCAAGGGCGCGCTGGTGGTGTTGGTGCTCGGCCTGCTGGTACTGCTGTTCTGGCAGCTGCAATTCGAATTTCGTCAGCTCAAGGACAACCAGCGTGCCCTCAGCCTGGCGGTCAGCGAACAACTGGCCAAGCAGCTGAGCCTGAACATGGCGTCGATGGCCAATGCCGGCTCCGCCGTACTGCAGGCCACCCGCGGGCCAGCCGATTCCTTTGAACAGCAACAGCGCTACCTGGACAACCTGCGCGTGGTGTTCCCCACCCTGCAGCGCCTCGTACATCTGGATGCCAGCGGCCAACCGCGTCCCGGCAGCCCCATGCCGCCGGCCGAACAGGCGCTGCTGGCCGAGCTGATCGCGCGCACCGGCCAGCACCGCTACTACTACATCTTCGACCCCATCGACGACGGCCACCTCGACCTGATGCTGCGCGAGGCTGACGGCTACTGGGTGGTGCGGCTGCATGCCGGTGCCCTGGGCAGCTGGCTGCCCCACACCCCTCAGCAGGATGTTTCCTGGCAGTTGGAAGACATTACCCACCAACGGGTGATCGCCGATTCGCGCAGTGCCATGAGCCCCGAACGCAGCTTCCCACCGATCACGGCGGCCAACCAGGCGCAAACCATCGTGCTGCAGGACCTGCCAGGCTCCGACTGGCAATTGCGGGCCATGTACGACGAGAATAAGGCGCAGGCCCAGGTGCTGCCGGAGATGGCCGGCAAGATCCTGCTGTTCAGCCTGTGCAGCCTGCTCACCCTGTTCGCCCTCTATCGCCTGGTGCGCGAACAGGGCCAGCTGCATGCGCTCAATGCTGCCTCCCGCCGCTCCCTGCACCAGGCCGCCAGCGCCCTGGGCGCTATCGAGGAGCGGGTGCTGGTCACTGACGTCACCGGCCGGCTGACCTACCTCAACCCCCAGGCCGAAACCATGTTCGGCGTGAGCGCCCCGGACGCCGGCCAGTGGCACCTGTTCGAACTGCTGCCGAGCCTCAATCCGCTGCTGCTGCACGCTACCGCCTTTCGCAACGACGAAGGCCCCGACCTGGTGGAAATCCGCTTGCACAACCAGAGCCGGCTGTTCACCGTCACCCGCAGCGACCTGCGCGACGCGTCGCGCCTGCTGGGTTTCGTGTGGGTGCTGCGCGACGTGACCGAGCAGCAGCAGGCGACCCGCGTGCTGCAGGAAACCCGCCGCCGCTACCAGGACATCTTCGATGGCACCGGCACCGCGCTGTGCGTGCTGGATCTGGCTGGTCTCTACCAGTACCTGCGTGACCAGGGCCTGAAGAGCGGCGCCGACCTGACGCCCTGGCTGGAGGCCAACCCGCAGCGTCACGGCGAGCTGCTGCAGCACATGCGCTTTACCGAGACCAACCAGATCGCCCTGCGCCTGCTTGGCGTCAGCAACACAGAGCAGGCGTGGGAGCAGCTGATCAACCGCGGCTCGGTGCGCGCTCAGGGCTTCCGCGCCCAGCTCAGCGCGGCCCTGCTCGATGGCGGCGGCCACCTGGAACTGGAAAGCCATATCGAAGGCGACAACGGCATTACCCGCCATCTGTGGCTGGTGATGCGCCTGCCGGAAAGTCCCGAGGACCTGCACGCGGTCGCCCTGAGCATCAGCGACATCAGCAGCCGCAAACGCATGGAGCTGTCGCTGGTCGAGCGCGAGCGCTTCTGGTCCGAGGTGGTGCGTGCGGTGCCGGATACCCTGTACGTCACCGACCTGACCACCCAGACGATTCTGTTCAGCAACCACGACATTGCCAGCCGCCTGGGCTACGAAGACGGCAGGCTGAGCAACCAGATCGACCAGTGGTGGAAACAGGTCATCCACCCCGATGATCATGAGCAGCTCGAACGTGCGCGCAATATGCAGCGCGTGCTTCCCAACGGCGTACCGCTCGAGTCCCAGGCCCGCGTGCGTCATCGTGATGGCTCCTGGCGCTGGTTCAGCATCAGCGAGCAAGCCCTGGCGCGCGATGCCAATGGCTGGGTCAGCCGCCTGATCAGCGTGGCCCGGGACATCAGCGGGCAGATCGCCCGCAACGAATCGCTGCGCGAGAACGAGCACCGCTACCGCATGCTCGCCGAGAGCATCAGCGACGTGATCTTCTCCACCGACAGCCAGCTGAACCTCAACTATGTCAGCCCCTCGGTGCAGACCGTGCTGGGCTACGCCCCCGCCTGGGTGCAGGCCCATGGCTTCGGCCGCCTGGCCACCAACCCGCAGCAACTGGCTGTCGTCTACGCCCTGCTCGACCGCATCCGCAGCGCGCTGGGCGTGCACCAGCAACTGCAGGAGCTGCGCCAGACCCTCACCCCGCAGGTGTTCATGCTCGACTTCCTGCGCGCCGACGGCCGCAAGATTCCCGTGGAGCTGCGCCTGGTGCCGATGTGGGACGACAACGGCAAGTTCGAAGGCGTGCTGGGCGTGGGCCGCGACGTGTCCCAGCAGCGCCGCGCCGAGAAAGATCTGCGCATGGCCGCCACGGTATTCGAGCACTCCTCGGCGGCGATTCTGGTCACCGACCCGGCGGGCTACATCGTGCAGGTCAACAACGCCTTCAGCCGGGTCAGCGGCTACAGCGCCGAGCAGGTGCTCGACCAGTTGCCGGGCATGCTCACCGCGGGCACGCAGCAGAGCACCCACCTGCATTACGTGCTCGCCCAACTGCGCCAGCGCGGCACCTGGGAAGGCGAAATCTGGCTCAAGCGCCGCGATGGCGAGAACTATCCGGCCTGGGTCGGCATCACCGCCGTCCATGACGAGGAAGGCGACCTGGTCAGCTACGTGTGCTTCTTCAGCGACATCAGCGAGCGCAAGGCCAGCGAGCAGCGCATCCACCGCCTGGCCTACTACGACGCTCTGACCCAGCTGCCCAACCGCACGCTGTTCCAGGATCGCCTGCACACCGCCCTGCAGCACGCCGAGCGGCACCGCGAGTGGGTGGTGCTGATGTTCCTCGACCTGGACCGCTTCAAACCGATCAACGATTCCCTCGGCCACGCCGCCGGCGACCGCATGCTCAAGGACGTGGCCGTGCGCCTGGCTGCCTGTGTGGGCGAAGACGACACCGTGGCGCGCATGGGTGGCGACGAATTCACCCTGCTGCTGCGCTCCAGCGCCAGTCGCGATGCGGCCCTGCACCGTGCCATCCACGTGGGCGAACAGATTCTCGCCAGCCTGGCCCAGGCCTTCGTGCTCGAAGGGCGCGAGTTCTTCGTCACCGCCAGTATCGGCATCGCCCTCGGCCCGCAGGACGGCAACGAGCCGAGCCAGCTGATGAAGAACGCCGACACCGCCATGTACCACGCCAAGGAGCGCGGCAAGAACAACTTCCAGTTCTACCAGGCGGCCATGAACGCCAGCGCCCTGGAACGCCTGGAGCTCGAAGGCGACCTGCGCCACGCGCTGGAACAGGGCGAATTCCTGCTGCACTACCAGCCGCAGTTCTCCGGCAACGGCAAGCGCCTGACCGGTGTCGAGGCGCTGCTGCGCTGGCAGCACCCCAAGCGCGGCCTGGTGGCACCCGATGCGTTCATCCCGGTACTCGAAGAACTCGGCCTGGTGGTACAGGTCGGCGACTGGGTGCTGACCGAGGCGTGC is a genomic window containing:
- a CDS encoding sensor domain-containing protein — protein: MRRSLKGALVVLVLGLLVLLFWQLQFEFRQLKDNQRALSLAVSEQLAKQLSLNMASMANAGSAVLQATRGPADSFEQQQRYLDNLRVVFPTLQRLVHLDASGQPRPGSPMPPAEQALLAELIARTGQHRYYYIFDPIDDGHLDLMLREADGYWVVRLHAGALGSWLPHTPQQDVSWQLEDITHQRVIADSRSAMSPERSFPPITAANQAQTIVLQDLPGSDWQLRAMYDENKAQAQVLPEMAGKILLFSLCSLLTLFALYRLVREQGQLHALNAASRRSLHQAASALGAIEERVLVTDVTGRLTYLNPQAETMFGVSAPDAGQWHLFELLPSLNPLLLHATAFRNDEGPDLVEIRLHNQSRLFTVTRSDLRDASRLLGFVWVLRDVTEQQQATRVLQETRRRYQDIFDGTGTALCVLDLAGLYQYLRDQGLKSGADLTPWLEANPQRHGELLQHMRFTETNQIALRLLGVSNTEQAWEQLINRGSVRAQGFRAQLSAALLDGGGHLELESHIEGDNGITRHLWLVMRLPESPEDLHAVALSISDISSRKRMELSLVERERFWSEVVRAVPDTLYVTDLTTQTILFSNHDIASRLGYEDGRLSNQIDQWWKQVIHPDDHEQLERARNMQRVLPNGVPLESQARVRHRDGSWRWFSISEQALARDANGWVSRLISVARDISGQIARNESLRENEHRYRMLAESISDVIFSTDSQLNLNYVSPSVQTVLGYAPAWVQAHGFGRLATNPQQLAVVYALLDRIRSALGVHQQLQELRQTLTPQVFMLDFLRADGRKIPVELRLVPMWDDNGKFEGVLGVGRDVSQQRRAEKDLRMAATVFEHSSAAILVTDPAGYIVQVNNAFSRVSGYSAEQVLDQLPGMLTAGTQQSTHLHYVLAQLRQRGTWEGEIWLKRRDGENYPAWVGITAVHDEEGDLVSYVCFFSDISERKASEQRIHRLAYYDALTQLPNRTLFQDRLHTALQHAERHREWVVLMFLDLDRFKPINDSLGHAAGDRMLKDVAVRLAACVGEDDTVARMGGDEFTLLLRSSASRDAALHRAIHVGEQILASLAQAFVLEGREFFVTASIGIALGPQDGNEPSQLMKNADTAMYHAKERGKNNFQFYQAAMNASALERLELEGDLRHALEQGEFLLHYQPQFSGNGKRLTGVEALLRWQHPKRGLVAPDAFIPVLEELGLVVQVGDWVLTEACRQLNIWHHNKIRVPKVSVNLSARQFSDGDLRQRIERILVDSRIPAACLELELTESILMQDVGAALQTLTDLKNLGVCIAIDDFGTGYSSLNYLKQFPIDVLKIDRSFVDGLPHGEQDGQIARAIIAMAHSLNMSVIAEGVETQEQLDFLRTYDCDEVQGYLLGRPMPAHRFEAQFCGRSLFMLE
- the rtcA gene encoding RNA 3'-terminal phosphate cyclase, which produces MNKDILELDGVIGGGQVLRTALSLSMITGTPFRIVNIRARRSRPGLLRQHLTAVLAAAEISNAEVEGAELHATNLVFRPGPIRGGEYRFAIGSAGSCTLVLQTVLPALLQAAEPSRVQISGGTHNPAAPPFDFLDQAWLPLLRRMGGRVELQLHRHGFVPAGGGALEAFIQPSSLTPLHLCERGAVIEQRADVLLAGIPGHVGERELARVGKRLQWPDANLHCTWLDQRHGPGNILMLTVACEQLTEQFCAFGQNGVRAEAVADRAIEPLRQWLTSGAAVAEHLADQLLLPMALAGSGSFTTTHLSEHLQSNIQVIEAFCPVTVRCRSVGKALRVEVSSRA
- a CDS encoding RtcB family protein; protein product: MQTKTYNLLEVANGKPIKLWTQGVPVEEDAKQQLMNTAKMPFIFKHLAVMPDVHLGKGSTIGSVIPTIGAIIPAAVGVDIGCGMIAARTSLTASDLPDNLAGLRAAIEKAVPHGRSNTRGGRDRGAWENVPEMADHAWSALSERFKAITDKYPRLEKTNNRKHLGTLGTGNHFVEVCLDEANRVWFMLHSGSRGVGNAIGNLFIELAQADMRQHIANLPDRDLAYFEEGSQHFADYVEAVGWAQDFAKQNRALMMHAVVAAARGVIAKPFEVALEAVNCHHNYVQKERHFGEEVLVTRKGAVSAKKGELGIIPGSMGAKSFIVRGLGNEEAFCSCSHGAGRTMSRTKAKKLFTVEDQIKATAHVECRKDADVIDEIPMAYKDIDQVMDAQRELVEVMHTLRQVVCVKG
- the ettA gene encoding energy-dependent translational throttle protein EttA, which produces MAQYVYTMHRLSKVVPPKREILKNISLSFFPGAKIGVLGLNGAGKSTLLRIMAGVDKEFDGEARPMPDINVGYLPQEPQLDPSKTVREVVEEAVSVVKDAQARLDEVYAAYAEPDADFDKLAAEQAKLEAILQASDGHNLERQLEVAADALRLPAWDAKVEHLSGGEKRRVALCRLLLSAPDMLLLDEPTNHLDADSVAWLERFLHDFPGTVVAITHDRYFLDNVAGWILELDRGAGIPYEGNYSGWLEAKSARLAQESKQQSAHEKAMKEELEWVRKGAKARQSKSKARLQRFEEMQSQEFQKRAETNEIYIPAGARLGDKVIEFKNVTKGYGDRVLVEDLSFSVPKGAIVGVIGGNGAGKSTLFRMLMGKETPDSGSIEIGETVQLACVDQSREDLDGSKTVWEAVSDGLDMIKIGNYEVPSRGYVGRFNFKGADQQKFVKDLSGGERGRLHLALTLKEGANVLLLDEPSNDLDVETLRSLEEALLDFPGAAIVISHDRWFLDRVATHILSYEDDGVIFFEGNYTEYEADRKKRLGDAAAQPHRVRHKKLAQ
- a CDS encoding nucleotidyltransferase domain-containing protein, with the protein product MDMQQRHPLSDAMRARVLAELERVERERNVKVLYACESGSRAWGFASTDSDYDVRFVYVEKPDWFVQVDAGRDVIERPLDDELDVSGWELRKTLGLLRKSNPTLLEWLDSPLVYRQEDQATARLRELAEHFYSPPAARNHYLSMARKNFRGYLQDETVRLKKYFYVLRPLLAVLWIDQGRGRPPMTFADLLQTVDDAPLLAEVDELLALKRSADESAYGPRRPALHAFIEAQLERPVPALPRTQADSGLLDAYLREIVSRYA